The Bacteroidia bacterium genomic interval AACTTTTATCATCAGGGAAACGGTCATCAATAACTCCGGAAATTTCCGTTTGAGAGACAGAACCACCCAAGGTTTCATTATCAATATCCTCTCCTATTGCAGCTTTTACCAAATAACTGCCTGCCAAAAAGATAGAGCCGGTTTTATCTACAATCAATGCCTCATCACTCATGATAGGCAAATAAGCACCACCCGCAACGCAACTCCCCATTACCGCAGCAATCTGAATAATGCCTTTACTGCTCATGATTGCATTGTTTCTAAAAATTCTGCCAAAATGTTCTTTATCAGGGAAAATTTCATCCTGCATTGGAAGAAAAACGCCTGCACTATCCACTAAATAAATAATTGGCAGTCTGTTCTCCATAGCAATTTCTTGTGCTCTTAGATTCTTTTTTCCAGTAATAGGAAACCAAGCTCCGGCTTTTACGGTTGCATCATTCGCAACAATCACACACTGTCTTCCTTTCACATAACCTAAACCCGCAACAACGCCACCGCTCTGACATCCTCCATATTCTGCATACATCTCATCGCCTGCAAAAGCTCCAATCTCAACCCAAGGCGTATTTTCATCTCTGAGATAGTCTATTCTTTCGCGACACAGCATCTTGCCTTTTTCTCGTTGCTTGGCAGCGGCTTTATCTCCTCCACCCTTGCAAACCTGTTTAAACTTGAATTTAAGTTTATCAACTAAAAGACGCATTGCATCTTCATTCATGTTAAACTCTAATTCACTTGCACTTATTGACATGCGCACAAAATTAGCAGAAACAAGGCATAAATGAAAAGTTAAATCCTATTTTTGCGCTGCTTTAATATGTCCTGGTTTACACATTGGTTTGGTTCTGAATTTTATGACAGGTTATACAAAAACCGCAATGAGGAGGAGGCTATCGCTTTCATTCACAAAGTATTTGTAGAACTACCGTCAATGAAACAACCATCCATACTTGATTTATGTTGCGGCAACGGCAGACATTCATTGGCAATGGCAGAATATGGCTCCGTTGTGGGAGTGGACTTGAACGAAGAACAAATCCAAAAAGCTAAAGATAGAATGATTCTGCATGCTTCGTTTTTCGTTCATGACATGAGAGAAGTGGTAAAGCTAAATGAATTTGATTTTGTGTTTAACTTGTTTTCCAGTTTTGCATACTTTGACAATCAATCTGACGATTTAAAGACACTCAATAGTGTTTATCAAAACTTGCGGTCAAACGGCATATTTATTCAAGATTTTTTAAATGTCAATTATGTCATTCCCAGACTAAAAACATCAGAATACAAAACAGACAATGAACTCAGCTTTGACATTAAACGCAAGGTTGAGAATAAAAAAATAATTAAAACCATAAAGGTTTCTCAACGCAATGTTGAAATTGGTTTGTTTGAGGAAAAACTCACCGCTTACACTCCGGATGAGTTATTAGCATTGCACAAACAAGCCGGCTTAACTCCTTTTAAAATTTTTGGCAATTACCAATTATCAGAGTTTGACAAATTAAATTCCCCTCGTATTATTGTCTTTTCAAAAAAGGGTTAGTGAATGTTTGAGTTTTTGCAAGAAATAGACAGAGTTTTATACGAGTTTCTCAATGGGAAGCTTCACACCCCCTTTTTAGATTGGTTAATGCCCATCATTACTAACGCAAACACATGGATTCCTCTTTATGTTGGGCTATTAGGTTATATGATTTACCGATACCGCAAACTATTTTTTATTCCATTTCTAGGATTGTTAATTAGTTTTGGTATTTCCGACCCTGTTTCTGCCAAAATTATCAAGCCTATTTTTGAAAGGACACGCCCATGCAATGAGACAACTGTAAAATCGCGTGTTGTGGGTGTTGAGTGTAGAAACAGCTTCAGTTTTCCTTCATCTCATGCATCCAATCATTTTGCCATTGCAGTTTTTATGACTTTATTAATCGGTACAAGAAAACGTTTTGGTTTAGGTTTTTGGATGATTTGGGCAGGAGTAATTGCCTATTCGAGAGTTTATGTTGGTGTTCATTATCCCTTTGATATAATTGCCGGAGCGATTTTAGGCTCATTCATCGGACTCGTCATTGCCATCATCACAAATAAGATTTTAAAGAAACTCCAAAACAATAATGCCGCTACTATTTAACATTGCCATTTTATTTATTTTTCCTTTTGTCGGAGGACTTATTGCGAACTATACCAACAAAGAATGGAAGGGAACAATCAAAGTATTCTTGGCTTTCAGTGGTGCATTTCTATTTGCCATCACCTTTCTCAATTTTATACCGGAGGCATATCATCATTTAGAAAATGCAGGGATATGGGTGTTAGCCGGATTCTTTTTCCAGATTTTCATTGAACAATTTACTAAGGGAATTGAACATGGGCACAGCCATATTCATGACCTAAAGAATATCGCTCCAATCTTTATTGGACTTGGATTACATGCATTTCTTGAGGGGATTCCTGTGGGTTCACAAAATTTAGGTATAAGTCCCGGACTTTTGTATGGGGTTGCACTTCACGAAATGCCCGCAGCATTTGTCCTTGCCATCAGTATAAAAACATTATTACCACACAAGAACATCATTCCTTTTGTGTTGATTTACGCGCTTTTTTGTCCGGCAGGCGCCACTTTAGGCTACTTTGTAGAACACATTGAACATGGGGACAAAATCTTCATGATTCTATTGGCATTTGTATCAGGTACTTTTCTTCACATCAGCACAACAATCCTCTTTGAAAATTCAGAGAATCATAAAATCAGCAGAAAGAAACTCACAGCTGTGGTT includes:
- a CDS encoding class I SAM-dependent methyltransferase, which codes for MSWFTHWFGSEFYDRLYKNRNEEEAIAFIHKVFVELPSMKQPSILDLCCGNGRHSLAMAEYGSVVGVDLNEEQIQKAKDRMILHASFFVHDMREVVKLNEFDFVFNLFSSFAYFDNQSDDLKTLNSVYQNLRSNGIFIQDFLNVNYVIPRLKTSEYKTDNELSFDIKRKVENKKIIKTIKVSQRNVEIGLFEEKLTAYTPDELLALHKQAGLTPFKIFGNYQLSEFDKLNSPRIIVFSKKG
- a CDS encoding phosphatase PAP2 family protein — encoded protein: MFEFLQEIDRVLYEFLNGKLHTPFLDWLMPIITNANTWIPLYVGLLGYMIYRYRKLFFIPFLGLLISFGISDPVSAKIIKPIFERTRPCNETTVKSRVVGVECRNSFSFPSSHASNHFAIAVFMTLLIGTRKRFGLGFWMIWAGVIAYSRVYVGVHYPFDIIAGAILGSFIGLVIAIITNKILKKLQNNNAATI
- a CDS encoding ZIP family metal transporter, which gives rise to MPLLFNIAILFIFPFVGGLIANYTNKEWKGTIKVFLAFSGAFLFAITFLNFIPEAYHHLENAGIWVLAGFFFQIFIEQFTKGIEHGHSHIHDLKNIAPIFIGLGLHAFLEGIPVGSQNLGISPGLLYGVALHEMPAAFVLAISIKTLLPHKNIIPFVLIYALFCPAGATLGYFVEHIEHGDKIFMILLAFVSGTFLHISTTILFENSENHKISRKKLTAVVAGTGLAILTMLI